One Spinacia oleracea cultivar Varoflay chromosome 4, BTI_SOV_V1, whole genome shotgun sequence DNA segment encodes these proteins:
- the LOC110797971 gene encoding uncharacterized protein, whose translation MLFEYSSSSESADENPYGEVDRMVDEFVTHHLPNTFFPRGPRLRNVNDTIPIRADRNREEGHNRLFNDYFAENPVYSDKQYRRRFRMRRPLFCCIMNKMVENDVFLQQRRNAAGKLGLSGLQKCTAAIRMLAYGLAPDAIDEYLRMGMIGSIDCMHWEWKNCPTAWRGQYQGRSGKASLILEAVADQDLWIWHSFFCIPGSSNDLNVLHRSPVFDDVLTGKAPPITFQVNGHEYNMGYYLTDGIYPNWATFIQGFSRPQLETERLFANRQAHVRKDVERAFGVLQARFAIVRQPSLAYDEDILGDIMKACIILHNMIVEDERDMYVRADVLRRYYEEDLSSLTATVNNGEPFEFQTGQPYSINALLGRITALRSSQIHHSLKEDLIEHNWQKYGGNNH comes from the exons ATGTTATTTGAATACAGTTCAAGCTCAGAATCTGCTGATGAGAATCCATACGGAGAAGTTGATCGAATGGTTGACGAATTTGTCACTCATCACTTACCAAACACATTCTTTCCACGAGGTCCTAGACTTCGAAATGTGAATGATACCATTCCGATTCGAGCAGATAGAAACCGTGAAGAAGGGCATAACCGCTTGTTTAATGATTACTTTGCGGAAAATCCAGTATATTCAGACAAACAGTATCGTCGAAGGTTTCGAATGAGAAGACCTTTGTTTTGCTGTATCATGAACAAAatggttgaaaatgatgttttcttgcAACAGAGAAGAAATGCTGCCGGAAAATTAGGGTTATCAGGATTGCAAAAATGCACTGCAGCTATCAGAATGTTAGCATATGGTTTGGCTCCGGATGCAATTGATGAATATCTGCGAATGG GCATGATCGGTAGTATTGATTGTATGCACTGGGAATGGAAGAACTGTCCTACCGCATGGAGAGGTCAATACCAAGGACGCAGCGGGAAAGCGTCCCTAATTCTTGAAGCTGTTGCAGATCAAGATCTATGGATTTGGCATTCATTTTTTTGTATTCCTGGTTCATCTAATGACCTTAATGTTCTGCACCGTTCTCCTGtttttgatgatgttttgacaGGTAAGGCACCTCCTATCACTTTTCAGGTGAATGGACATGAATACAACATGGGGTACTACCTCACAGATGGTATTTATCCAAATTGGGCTACGTTCATTCAAGGATTTTCTCGTCCCCAACTTGAAACGGAAAGGTTGTTTGCTAACAGACAAGCGCATGTTCGTAAGGATGTTGAACGTGCATTTGGAGTTTTGCAAGCAAGATTCGCCATTGTACGACAACCATCTCTGGCTTACGATGAAGATATATTAGGCGATATAATGAAGGCTTGTATCATCTTACACAACATGATAGTTGAGGATGAACGAGATATGTATGTCCGAGCTGATGTGTTACGAAGGTACTATGAAGAAGATCTTTCGAGCTTAACCGCAACAGTGAATAATGGTGAACCCTTTGAGTTCCAGACTGGACAACCCTACTCCATTAACGCATTATTGGGGAGAATAACAGCTTTGCGTAGCAGTCAAATTCATCACTCTTTGAAAGAGGATTTAATTGAGCATAACTGGCAAAAGTATGGAGGCAATAATCATTAA